In Trichormus variabilis 0441, a single genomic region encodes these proteins:
- the drmA gene encoding DISARM system helicase DrmA, with the protein MPNTPAEVRSCLIDALQLDLVGPTPNDIAHVDEIIDQAPSKWYLTGFLVPYEASVEQRSEDIGNDDIDEISQVNAGDDEKQPDSASARRAFFPSSMGLSILVPATAKEINVTVHWGDYSPVDEEDEENQEDSKSQLQLPRLWQRTPGQAELTVPLHLSNVPKHWEIPGSNGLRLVTSVRPVTAAELVPVGTRSVSVFLVNYRPPVANPYSDIAFAFQTCLIIRTPSSLVPRPNLRGRHGDDWDEKVADLQYRDDYEYAVGHNVSAVAVTNDDATCQEVRTAWMPIADVEKVVPEKVPGVELGMEALAAAPTVETLRNMMSGIVDAYRVWIEAQKLNLPNDPERLEVANDLLNRATRANKRIAAGLKALDDPNVLEAFQIANRAIATAIRQRLTHNTDTTPESVKPPAWRPFQLAFLLMNLVGIAYPEHPDRELVDLLFFPTGGGKTEAYLGLAAFAMVLRRLRNPTINSAGVSVLMRYTLRLLTLDQLSRAATLVCALELERQKDTQKLGPWPFEIGLWVGQTATPNRMGKKGDNDEYTARARTIAFQNDTRKPSPIPLENCPWCGKRFTSDSFQLLPDANQPKSLQITCINRKCKFTRNQSLPIVAVDEPIYQRLPSFIIATVDKFANLPWVGETGALFGLVDRYDKDGFYGPAHPGRGQALAGHLPAPDLIIQDELHLISGPLGTMVGLYETAIDELSSREINGKKIRPKIIASTATVRRASKQIRALFGRDAVDIFPPPGPDRRDSFFAKTVPASESNARTYVGIAAQGRSLKVVLLRTYLALLGAAQKHYQAAGGAKNPDNPADPYMTLLGYFNSLRELGGSRRIVEDEVNSRLARYSLRKRVNETEGLFADRQIAYEPAELTSRVSTNVVAEIKSCLALPFHEKKHIDVALATNMISVGLDITRLGLMVVLGQPKTASEYIQSTSRVGRDENRPGLVITLLNIHRPRDRSHYERFPAWHTSFYRSVEATSVTPFSPRAIDRGIAAISVALARLGHPGMTAPPRAIEILQHRQDLEYVVDAISDRAEMHDKELDAVEAEALRQKVRGRVKDLLDTWERIASQKISLQYQQEVGQAPPLLFDPLDPELEKQPMEARKFKAQRSLRDVEPTVNLWVCNPDGFEVEEDEK; encoded by the coding sequence ATGCCCAATACTCCTGCCGAAGTGCGTTCATGTCTCATTGATGCCCTACAACTTGACTTAGTGGGGCCTACGCCCAATGATATCGCCCATGTTGACGAAATTATTGACCAAGCTCCATCTAAGTGGTATCTCACGGGTTTTTTAGTGCCTTATGAAGCTTCGGTAGAACAGCGTTCAGAAGATATAGGTAACGATGACATAGACGAGATTTCTCAGGTGAACGCTGGCGATGATGAAAAGCAACCCGACAGTGCCTCCGCCCGGAGAGCATTTTTCCCCTCATCAATGGGTTTAAGCATCCTTGTACCAGCAACTGCTAAGGAAATAAATGTTACTGTTCACTGGGGCGATTACAGTCCGGTTGATGAAGAGGATGAAGAAAATCAAGAAGACTCTAAAAGCCAACTCCAGTTGCCCCGGCTGTGGCAAAGAACCCCCGGACAAGCAGAATTAACTGTTCCTCTCCATTTAAGTAATGTCCCCAAACATTGGGAAATTCCTGGTAGTAACGGTTTGAGACTCGTTACCTCAGTGCGTCCCGTAACTGCGGCGGAGTTAGTTCCTGTTGGTACTCGTTCCGTATCCGTATTCCTGGTGAACTATCGCCCGCCAGTAGCCAACCCCTACAGCGATATTGCTTTCGCCTTCCAAACTTGCCTCATCATCCGCACCCCTTCTTCTCTCGTTCCTCGTCCCAACCTGCGCGGACGACACGGTGATGATTGGGATGAGAAGGTAGCAGATTTACAGTATCGAGATGATTATGAGTACGCAGTGGGACATAACGTTTCAGCTGTCGCTGTCACTAACGATGATGCTACTTGTCAAGAAGTCCGCACTGCTTGGATGCCCATTGCTGATGTAGAAAAGGTAGTACCTGAAAAAGTTCCAGGCGTGGAACTGGGAATGGAAGCACTCGCCGCCGCACCCACGGTGGAAACTCTGCGAAATATGATGTCTGGGATAGTTGATGCTTATAGGGTGTGGATTGAAGCACAAAAGCTAAATCTTCCTAATGATCCCGAACGACTGGAAGTTGCTAACGATTTACTCAACCGGGCAACCAGGGCAAACAAACGCATCGCCGCCGGATTAAAAGCACTAGATGATCCTAATGTATTAGAAGCATTTCAAATTGCCAATCGCGCGATCGCCACTGCTATCCGTCAGCGTCTTACCCACAATACAGATACTACCCCAGAATCAGTCAAGCCTCCGGCATGGCGACCTTTTCAGCTGGCGTTTTTATTAATGAACTTGGTTGGTATCGCCTATCCCGAACACCCTGACCGAGAATTAGTAGACTTGCTGTTTTTCCCCACAGGCGGCGGTAAAACTGAAGCTTACTTAGGATTAGCAGCATTCGCAATGGTATTGCGCCGCCTGCGAAACCCCACAATAAACTCAGCCGGCGTAAGTGTCTTGATGCGTTATACCCTGCGCCTGCTTACCCTTGACCAATTAAGCCGTGCTGCGACTCTTGTCTGCGCCTTAGAGTTAGAAAGACAAAAAGATACACAAAAATTAGGCCCCTGGCCTTTTGAAATTGGACTATGGGTAGGACAAACCGCTACTCCCAACCGTATGGGAAAAAAAGGCGACAACGATGAATACACCGCCCGCGCCCGTACTATTGCCTTTCAAAATGACACCCGCAAACCTTCACCCATCCCTTTAGAAAACTGTCCTTGGTGCGGTAAACGGTTTACCTCTGACTCCTTCCAATTACTCCCAGATGCAAATCAGCCAAAATCTCTGCAAATTACTTGTATCAACCGAAAATGCAAATTTACCCGCAATCAATCGTTGCCCATCGTTGCCGTAGATGAACCAATTTACCAACGATTACCCAGCTTTATTATCGCCACTGTCGATAAATTCGCCAATCTCCCTTGGGTAGGAGAAACTGGGGCATTATTTGGACTGGTAGACCGTTATGACAAAGATGGTTTTTACGGGCCTGCCCATCCCGGTCGCGGTCAAGCACTTGCAGGTCATTTACCAGCCCCAGACTTGATTATTCAAGACGAGTTGCACCTAATTTCCGGCCCCTTGGGAACAATGGTAGGGTTATATGAGACTGCCATTGACGAACTGAGCAGCAGAGAAATTAACGGTAAAAAAATACGCCCTAAAATTATTGCTTCTACCGCAACAGTACGGAGAGCTAGTAAACAAATTCGAGCCTTATTTGGTCGAGATGCTGTAGATATTTTCCCACCTCCCGGCCCCGATCGCCGCGATTCATTTTTCGCTAAAACAGTACCAGCAAGTGAAAGTAATGCCCGTACCTATGTAGGCATTGCGGCCCAGGGACGAAGCTTAAAAGTGGTACTGTTACGAACTTACTTAGCACTACTGGGTGCTGCACAGAAACATTATCAAGCAGCCGGAGGAGCAAAAAATCCTGATAACCCCGCAGATCCTTACATGACCTTGCTGGGATATTTTAACTCCCTACGCGAACTAGGTGGTAGTCGCCGCATCGTTGAAGATGAAGTCAACTCTCGTTTAGCAAGGTATAGCCTGAGAAAACGAGTCAACGAAACTGAAGGTTTATTTGCTGACCGTCAAATTGCCTATGAACCGGCGGAATTGACTTCCCGTGTCAGCACTAATGTTGTTGCTGAAATCAAAAGCTGCTTGGCACTACCATTTCACGAAAAGAAACATATCGATGTAGCCTTAGCAACAAATATGATATCCGTGGGTTTGGATATCACCCGTTTAGGGTTAATGGTCGTGTTGGGTCAACCAAAAACAGCATCCGAGTATATTCAATCTACCAGTCGGGTGGGACGGGATGAAAATCGCCCTGGTTTGGTGATTACATTATTAAATATACATCGACCACGCGATCGCTCTCACTACGAACGCTTCCCAGCTTGGCATACCAGCTTTTATCGTTCTGTAGAAGCAACTAGCGTCACTCCATTTTCACCTCGTGCTATTGACAGGGGTATTGCTGCTATTTCCGTTGCCTTGGCGCGTTTAGGACATCCTGGCATGACTGCACCACCCCGCGCTATCGAGATTTTACAACATCGGCAGGATTTAGAATATGTTGTCGATGCCATTAGCGATCGCGCAGAAATGCACGATAAAGAACTTGATGCCGTAGAAGCCGAAGCACTACGTCAAAAAGTTCGCGGACGGGTGAAAGATTTACTAGACACTTGGGAACGCATTGCTAGTCAAAAAATCAGCTTGCAATACCAACAAGAAGTAGGTCAAGCACCGCCATTATTATTCGACCCCCTTGACCCAGAACTTGAAAAGCAACCAATGGAAGCACGCAAGTTCAAAGCACAACGCAGCCTGCGAGATGTGGAACCAACAGTCAACTTGTGGGTTTGCAACCCTGATGGTTTTGAGGTTGAGGAGGACGAAAAATGA
- a CDS encoding DUF4435 domain-containing protein, giving the protein MSVVSGKIIFCEGKQTSLDFRLLNRVVENLGTNKPTIVPSGSKFTFSGFVQGYFSREGTTNQQAIIFRDRDFDAQPTTNIGLIPFQSMLLTHRACVENYLINADLIHNYWHSKYLEKQENPTSKWGHGDSPGIEAIATWIEEAARSLQDYQAVRWALADLLQSSASRHQLKTTWTGGSGKLPSSLTLQDCQTEAEALINQFQQAVGTVTLARFQQSLAVYQQQFTQEEFWIQKQYLIWFHGKDIQKAMQQQKPQYISLNAFFDWVLNQLDVNQYPDLIELQNRINPLQ; this is encoded by the coding sequence GTGAGTGTCGTTAGTGGCAAAATTATTTTCTGTGAGGGTAAGCAAACTAGTTTAGATTTTAGACTACTTAATAGAGTTGTCGAGAACCTTGGAACAAATAAGCCCACAATTGTTCCCTCTGGCAGTAAATTTACTTTTTCAGGTTTTGTTCAGGGTTACTTTTCTAGAGAGGGAACGACAAATCAACAAGCTATTATTTTTCGCGATCGTGATTTTGATGCTCAACCTACTACCAACATCGGATTAATCCCATTCCAATCCATGTTGCTTACCCATCGTGCTTGTGTGGAGAATTATTTAATAAATGCCGATTTAATTCATAATTATTGGCACTCAAAATATCTAGAAAAACAAGAAAATCCCACTTCCAAATGGGGACATGGAGATTCACCAGGGATTGAGGCGATCGCAACTTGGATTGAAGAAGCTGCAAGAAGTTTGCAAGATTATCAAGCAGTAAGATGGGCATTAGCTGACTTGTTGCAATCAAGTGCAAGTCGGCATCAATTAAAAACAACATGGACAGGTGGTAGTGGTAAACTCCCATCCTCACTAACCCTCCAAGACTGTCAAACTGAAGCTGAAGCACTAATTAACCAGTTTCAACAAGCAGTTGGAACAGTTACATTAGCCAGATTTCAACAAAGTCTTGCTGTATATCAGCAGCAGTTTACCCAAGAGGAATTTTGGATACAGAAGCAGTATTTGATCTGGTTTCATGGTAAAGATATTCAAAAAGCAATGCAGCAACAGAAACCTCAGTATATTTCTCTGAACGCTTTTTTTGATTGGGTGCTGAATCAACTTGATGTTAATCAGTACCCAGATTTAATTGAGTTACAAAACAGAATTAACCCACTTCAATAG
- a CDS encoding AAA family ATPase, with amino-acid sequence MKIQSLQLKYFKKFRSSTFDFTDPETGLARDIIVLIGMNGAGKTSLLQAIAATLGTATGRLKEPSDLEWAGFNYELLGSNWGAFEPEVTVQVQFSSSELEAVRYFQQKLREMGRDLQPPAEKHIVNLKWRNGRVQADSAAELFQFKGREYAKQLLRAEGFSAFERVGTILWYTEQRTSTSLTTEDPERKLEITEDLLRDRLSKWRQFHQDVGTPKIPNLRPGQKDLYAEIERAYKAVFPERSFEGPVLRENVDDILSEPWFYLYDGKNQYEISEMSGGERAIFPMLMDFASWNIHNSVILIDEIELHLHPPMQQALLRALPKLGTNNQFIITTHSDYVEQLVPEAYIIRLEV; translated from the coding sequence ATGAAAATTCAATCCCTACAGCTAAAATACTTTAAAAAATTCCGGTCTTCTACATTTGATTTCACAGATCCAGAAACTGGCTTGGCGCGAGATATTATTGTTCTCATCGGCATGAACGGTGCTGGAAAAACCAGTCTTTTACAAGCGATCGCCGCAACTCTCGGCACAGCAACCGGACGCTTAAAAGAACCCTCCGATTTAGAATGGGCAGGATTTAACTATGAACTGCTTGGGAGTAACTGGGGAGCATTTGAGCCGGAGGTGACTGTACAGGTGCAGTTCTCATCTAGTGAACTCGAAGCTGTGCGGTATTTTCAACAGAAATTACGAGAGATGGGTCGTGATTTGCAGCCTCCTGCTGAAAAGCATATTGTTAACCTTAAATGGCGAAATGGGCGTGTTCAAGCAGATAGTGCTGCGGAATTATTTCAATTTAAAGGACGAGAATACGCTAAACAACTGCTCCGTGCTGAAGGATTTTCAGCATTTGAACGAGTGGGTACAATTCTTTGGTACACAGAACAGAGAACATCAACTAGCCTAACTACAGAAGACCCAGAACGCAAACTAGAAATTACAGAAGACCTGTTGCGCGATCGCCTTTCTAAGTGGCGACAATTCCATCAAGATGTAGGAACACCTAAAATCCCCAATCTACGCCCAGGACAAAAGGATTTATACGCCGAAATTGAACGCGCTTACAAAGCAGTCTTTCCAGAACGCAGTTTTGAAGGCCCAGTTCTGCGAGAGAATGTAGACGATATTTTAAGTGAACCCTGGTTTTATTTATACGACGGTAAAAACCAGTATGAAATTTCTGAGATGTCCGGCGGTGAACGGGCTATTTTCCCAATGTTAATGGACTTTGCTAGTTGGAATATTCACAACTCTGTCATTCTGATTGATGAAATTGAATTGCACCTACATCCACCAATGCAACAGGCATTACTGAGAGCTTTACCCAAATTAGGCACAAATAATCAGTTTATTATTACAACCCACTCTGATTATGTAGAGCAATTAGTGCCTGAAGCATATATTATCCGGCTAGAGGTGTAA
- a CDS encoding Eco57I restriction-modification methylase domain-containing protein, whose protein sequence is MAIDPEITRHKEWLGFLQPVGLVVSPPALVKAQAVVNRNVVDFQQSLLAAVDEDGLIADFPAFTVNVLGWAESDLVKPSAEYEIALPDYSEILAPTYIVPDPDSDKPQILVQIISPGTELDVVAPELTKSSSGWHASPQAKFERLLRETQIPIGLLCNGGLLRLVYAPRGESSGHLTFPVQAMCEVSGRLILGAMEMLLSAFRVFSATTGRSLKNLLEDSRKYQAEVSTTLANQVLDALWELLRGFQMADAAVDGKLLSEIAATDPQHIYGGLITTLMRLVFLLYAEDEGLMPPDDIYQRNYSVTGLYERLREDAGNYPDTMDQRYGAWVWLLSLFRLVYDGGGQTPEYLPARHGQLFDPDEYAFLESRPRGSKFVAGQAIEPPRIPDGVIYRLLEKLLILEGERLSYRSLDVEQIGSVYEGIMGFAVERAESPSIGVYSKPKGSKVSTTVVVDVAAILAAKSGDRQKLLKELANCEVSGNALKELKAAQSLEDIAIALGRKVSRQTPNLLPVGSLYLQPGEERRRSGSHYTPRSLTKPIVETTLRPVLEALGEKPTAEQILSLKVCDLAMGSGAFLVETCRQLAEKVVEAWEREENDTRLGISDHSASQRHPNQNATISNYGKEEPLLIARRLVAQRCLYGVDKNPFAVNLAKLSLWLVTLAKDLPFTFLDHALKCGDSLVGLRKEQIGSFGKDATDDLPLFIYLKEQLDRARSYRAEIQALDTRSDADDDQKRDYLYKVEQELYQARLTGDVRIAAFFEGSNKKQREERETEIAELVRKWRYHQADTESLEEIASRLRSGDKGIIPFNWDIEFPEVFDRENPGFDAIVGNPPFLGGKRISTVLGDAYKDWLPVVNPESNSNADLVAHFFRRAFDLLRQGGTFGLVATNTIAQGDTRSSGLRYICQNQGTIYNAQKRMKWPGQAAVVVSVVYVLKGTYKGIYLLNGREVSLISAFLFHVGTNENPAVLLANSNKSFIGSYVLGMGFTFDDTNDEATPITEMHRLIEKDGRNAERIFPYIGGEEVNSSPTHAHRRYVINFGEMSEDEARKWSDLIEIVEIKVKPHRDTLKRDAYRKRWWHFAEKQAALYRAIAPLEKVLVVSRHQPNWSAAFMGANVVFSEGLVVLALSQYSSFALLQSRIHEIWVRFFGSSLEDRLRYTPTDCFETFPFPQNWETNPTLEAIGQEYYEYRAALMVRNNQGLTDTYNRFHDPEERDADILKLRSLHAAMDKAVLEAYGWSDIPTDCTFLLDYDDEEDEEETSNGRQRKKPWRYRWTEEVHDEVLARLLDLNQKRAQAEILGGKAAQKKPKPKATKKKTTKTKSKKVGETTPIIPGFDVETGL, encoded by the coding sequence ATGGCAATTGACCCAGAAATCACCAGACATAAAGAGTGGTTGGGTTTTCTCCAGCCTGTAGGGTTGGTGGTATCTCCCCCAGCGTTGGTGAAGGCGCAGGCGGTGGTCAACCGGAATGTTGTAGATTTTCAACAATCGTTGCTGGCTGCGGTTGATGAAGATGGCTTGATTGCTGATTTTCCCGCTTTTACTGTTAATGTATTAGGCTGGGCTGAGAGTGACCTTGTTAAACCATCAGCAGAATATGAGATAGCTTTACCTGATTACAGCGAAATTCTTGCGCCTACCTATATTGTGCCTGACCCAGATAGCGACAAGCCGCAGATTTTGGTGCAAATAATTTCTCCTGGTACCGAGTTAGATGTAGTCGCACCAGAATTAACTAAGTCTAGCAGTGGTTGGCACGCCAGCCCCCAAGCTAAATTTGAGCGTTTGTTGCGGGAGACGCAAATACCCATAGGTTTGTTGTGTAATGGCGGGTTGCTGCGTTTGGTGTATGCGCCACGGGGCGAGTCTTCTGGACATTTGACCTTTCCAGTGCAGGCGATGTGTGAGGTTTCTGGAAGGCTGATTTTGGGGGCGATGGAAATGCTGCTATCGGCATTTCGCGTGTTTAGTGCTACTACAGGTCGTTCTTTAAAAAATTTGTTGGAAGACAGCCGTAAGTACCAAGCGGAAGTTTCTACAACCTTGGCTAACCAAGTGCTGGATGCTTTGTGGGAACTGCTGCGTGGGTTTCAAATGGCGGATGCGGCAGTTGATGGTAAGTTATTAAGTGAAATTGCTGCTACAGATCCGCAACACATTTACGGTGGATTAATCACTACGCTGATGCGGCTGGTGTTTTTGCTTTACGCTGAGGATGAAGGGCTAATGCCGCCAGATGATATTTACCAGCGTAACTATTCTGTAACTGGCTTGTATGAACGGCTACGTGAAGATGCAGGAAACTACCCCGACACGATGGATCAGCGTTATGGGGCCTGGGTATGGCTGTTAAGTTTATTTCGCTTAGTTTATGATGGGGGCGGACAAACACCAGAGTATTTACCAGCACGGCATGGTCAGCTTTTTGACCCAGATGAATATGCGTTTTTGGAAAGTCGCCCACGCGGTAGTAAGTTTGTGGCGGGTCAAGCAATCGAGCCTCCGCGAATACCCGATGGTGTGATTTATCGGTTGTTAGAAAAATTACTAATTTTAGAAGGGGAACGGCTATCTTATAGATCCTTAGATGTAGAGCAAATTGGCTCGGTATATGAAGGCATTATGGGTTTTGCGGTGGAACGGGCAGAAAGTCCCAGTATTGGAGTTTACAGTAAACCCAAGGGTTCAAAGGTTTCTACAACGGTGGTAGTTGATGTAGCAGCCATTTTGGCAGCGAAATCGGGCGATCGCCAAAAGTTACTGAAGGAGTTAGCAAATTGCGAAGTATCAGGTAATGCCCTCAAGGAACTGAAAGCAGCGCAATCATTGGAAGATATAGCGATCGCACTAGGTCGAAAGGTATCGCGGCAAACACCAAATTTATTGCCTGTGGGTTCGCTGTACTTGCAGCCAGGGGAAGAACGCAGGCGTTCTGGTTCGCATTATACGCCCAGGTCACTGACTAAACCAATTGTGGAAACAACCCTGCGTCCGGTTTTGGAAGCGTTGGGAGAAAAACCGACTGCGGAACAAATTTTATCTTTGAAAGTTTGTGATTTGGCGATGGGTTCTGGTGCGTTTTTGGTAGAAACCTGTCGTCAGTTGGCTGAGAAGGTGGTGGAAGCGTGGGAACGCGAGGAAAACGATACCCGCCTGGGAATTAGCGATCACTCCGCCAGCCAAAGGCATCCCAACCAAAATGCGACAATTAGCAATTATGGCAAAGAAGAACCTTTATTAATTGCGCGTCGCTTGGTGGCGCAACGGTGTTTATATGGTGTGGATAAAAACCCGTTTGCGGTGAATTTGGCGAAGTTATCTTTATGGTTGGTGACGCTGGCGAAGGATTTACCGTTTACATTTCTTGATCATGCCCTCAAGTGTGGGGATTCGCTGGTAGGGTTGAGGAAAGAGCAGATTGGGTCTTTTGGGAAGGATGCTACTGACGATTTACCGCTATTTATATATTTAAAAGAGCAACTTGACCGTGCGCGTTCTTATCGGGCGGAAATTCAGGCTTTGGATACGCGCAGTGATGCTGATGATGACCAAAAGCGGGATTATCTATACAAAGTAGAACAAGAATTGTACCAAGCGCGGTTAACGGGGGATGTAAGAATTGCGGCGTTTTTTGAAGGAAGTAATAAGAAGCAGCGAGAGGAGAGAGAAACTGAGATTGCAGAATTAGTAAGAAAGTGGCGATATCACCAAGCTGATACTGAGAGTTTGGAGGAAATTGCTAGTAGGTTGCGGAGTGGGGATAAGGGGATTATTCCATTTAACTGGGATATTGAGTTTCCAGAGGTTTTTGATAGAGAAAATCCGGGGTTTGATGCAATTGTGGGTAATCCTCCGTTTTTGGGTGGAAAGCGTATTAGTACAGTTTTAGGCGATGCTTACAAAGATTGGTTGCCTGTTGTAAATCCTGAATCTAACAGTAATGCTGACTTGGTTGCACACTTTTTCCGTCGTGCTTTTGACCTGTTACGTCAGGGTGGAACTTTTGGATTAGTAGCAACTAACACAATTGCCCAAGGAGATACCAGAAGTAGTGGTTTACGATATATCTGTCAGAACCAAGGCACGATTTACAATGCTCAAAAACGCATGAAATGGCCTGGACAAGCAGCAGTAGTAGTAAGTGTGGTTTATGTGCTGAAGGGAACGTATAAAGGTATATATTTGCTGAATGGACGAGAAGTTTCTCTAATTTCTGCGTTCCTGTTTCATGTGGGGACAAATGAAAATCCGGCAGTGTTGTTGGCGAATAGCAATAAAAGCTTTATTGGCAGTTATGTTTTGGGCATGGGCTTTACTTTTGATGATACCAACGACGAAGCAACACCTATTACAGAAATGCACCGCTTAATTGAGAAAGATGGAAGAAATGCTGAACGAATATTTCCTTATATTGGAGGTGAAGAGGTTAACAGTAGCCCAACTCACGCGCATCGTCGCTATGTTATCAACTTCGGAGAAATGAGCGAAGATGAAGCGCGGAAGTGGTCAGATTTGATAGAGATTGTTGAGATAAAAGTAAAGCCTCATCGTGACACATTAAAGCGAGATGCTTATCGTAAGCGGTGGTGGCACTTTGCTGAAAAACAAGCAGCTTTATACAGAGCGATCGCTCCACTTGAAAAAGTGTTAGTTGTCTCCCGACACCAGCCAAATTGGTCAGCAGCATTTATGGGAGCAAATGTTGTTTTTTCTGAAGGCTTGGTAGTTTTGGCTCTTTCACAATACTCATCATTTGCTCTCTTGCAATCTCGTATTCACGAAATTTGGGTGCGTTTTTTCGGATCATCCCTAGAAGACAGACTTCGCTACACTCCCACAGACTGCTTTGAAACCTTCCCCTTCCCCCAAAACTGGGAAACTAACCCCACCCTAGAAGCCATAGGTCAAGAATACTACGAATATCGCGCCGCCTTAATGGTTCGCAACAACCAGGGACTAACCGACACCTACAACCGCTTCCACGACCCAGAAGAACGCGACGCTGATATCCTAAAATTACGCTCACTGCACGCCGCAATGGATAAAGCCGTACTCGAAGCTTACGGCTGGAGTGACATTCCCACCGATTGCACCTTCCTGCTAGACTACGACGATGAGGAAGACGAAGAAGAAACCAGCAACGGACGACAACGCAAAAAACCTTGGCGTTACCGTTGGACAGAAGAAGTGCATGATGAAGTTTTAGCACGCCTACTCGACCTTAACCAAAAAAGAGCGCAAGCTGAAATTCTCGGCGGTAAAGCAGCACAAAAGAAACCCAAGCCTAAAGCTACTAAGAAAAAAACAACCAAAACCAAATCTAAAAAGGTTGGGGAAACTACACCAATAATACCGGGATTTGATGTGGAGACTGGCTTATGA
- a CDS encoding GNAT family N-acetyltransferase → MRTKIQLIRGQDSMTVEADLVELVQKHVNDYASEWKEQLKLYGQEDKFWDWEFKLQFVIHRQPNREGYAIEYEGKTQGLMLIETQMHGSRISEGKRLVYIDGIASAPWNREFIQRPPKLKGVGTALLAFARNRSIELDYEGRVGLHSLPGAEEFYDHQGMIDLGEDEDYEDLVYFEYGVRRSSE, encoded by the coding sequence ATGCGAACAAAAATACAACTAATTCGCGGTCAAGATAGCATGACCGTGGAAGCAGATTTAGTAGAATTAGTGCAAAAGCACGTCAATGATTATGCCTCAGAGTGGAAAGAACAATTAAAATTGTACGGACAAGAAGATAAATTTTGGGACTGGGAGTTTAAACTTCAGTTCGTTATTCACAGACAACCAAACCGCGAAGGCTATGCAATTGAGTACGAAGGCAAAACTCAAGGGTTAATGCTGATTGAAACTCAAATGCACGGTTCACGTATCAGTGAGGGTAAACGGTTAGTATACATTGATGGAATTGCTTCTGCGCCTTGGAACCGGGAATTTATTCAACGCCCACCAAAATTAAAAGGCGTTGGTACTGCACTCTTAGCATTTGCCAGAAACCGCAGTATAGAACTAGATTACGAGGGTAGAGTAGGGTTGCATTCGCTACCAGGAGCAGAAGAATTTTATGATCATCAAGGGATGATTGATTTAGGAGAAGATGAAGATTACGAAGACCTAGTTTATTTTGAGTATGGAGTTCGCCGTTCTTCTGAATAA